Within the Salvia hispanica cultivar TCC Black 2014 chromosome 4, UniMelb_Shisp_WGS_1.0, whole genome shotgun sequence genome, the region ATTGGTCACGACAGACTAAGAGTCGTCCCTATTGTTGGAATGACAGGAATTGGTAAGTCCATACTTGctgaaaatatttatcacgATCCATTTATCAGATTCCATTTTGATATTCGAGTTTGGGTCGTAATATCACAAGATTGTAGTGTATCAAGTATTCTCTCACAATTACTATCTGCAGTCAAAGGAAATGTAGACCGAGTTGGAAGATATTCGTCAAAAGTATTCGAAgcagagaagcttgaaatttaaaaaaatcttgtaTGGGAGGAGGTATCTCATAGTAATGGACGACATGTGGAGTGTGGAAGTTTGGCATCCCTTGTGGAGCCTATTTCCGAACAATCATAATGGAAGCAGGatcatattaaccacaagGCTAATGGATGTGGCGACTGATGCTGCTACTTCGTGTAACCCTCATGTGATGCGTTTCTTGGATGACGAACAAAGTTCGCGTCTGTTCAATATCAAGGTCTTCGGAAATCACAATTGCCCTCTTGAACTACAAAGTGTTGGGGAAAAAGTTGTAAAAGGGTGCGGAGGATTGCCACTTTCAATTGTTACTATGGCAGAACTTTTATCCAGGATTCCTAGAACTCCCAAATTGTGGCAGCAAATTGAAGTAAATGATGGGCAGCTGGGTTCAATATTATCTTTGAGTTACAACCATTTGTCTCCACATTTGAGGAAGTGTTTCTTGTATATGGCAGCCTTCCCTCAAGATTATGATGTACATACCTCCGAACTCGTCAAACTTTGGGTATCTGAGGGCTTTATGGAACCGCAAAATGACTTGCTTCCTATATCCTGATAGTATTGTCTCTCCAGCTATAACAAAGCTTTGCAATCTGCagactttaattatttatagacATGAGGTTCATTTGCCAGTGGAGATTTGGAAGCTAAGGCAATTGAGACATCTTATCGCCTTCTCATTTCTTCCTTTACTCCTTCCTGAAGGAGTACCTCTTTCTCTACAAAGCGTACAAACGCTTTATGTGGCAACAAACTTTGTATGTAGTGAAATGATGGTGTATATGATCCCAAACATACAGAAGTTAGGAATATGTTACTCAGAAGAGAAGTTAGGAGCATACTATCATCTTGGAAATCTTAAACATCTGCATGAACTTGAGAAGTTAAAATTGGAGATGCATAGTTCATCTGTGCAACATAGTTCATTTGTGCCACACGTCTGAATCCTATTTTTCCTCTGTTTCTGAAACAGTTAGAACTgagtggcaggtggatttctTGGAAAGATATGACAATCGTTGGTTCGTTGCCTAATCTTCAAGTGTTGAAACTAAAGAACTACGTTTGCTATGGGGAGCGCTGAAGGGAAATTTGGTGAGTTGATACTTATGCTTATTGATGGATCAAATCTAAAGCACTGGAGAACTAGAAGTAGCCACTTTCCGATACTCAAGTGTCTAGTGCTTCATCGTTGTCCATACTTGGAAATGATTCCACCTCATATTGGAAATATTCCAACACTTAGATTGATTGAGATCGATGATCACAATCAATCTCTTTTGTACTCagcaaataaaatacaagaGAAACATAGGAAAGTTCGCGGAGATGATGGCCTAAAGGTTGTTGTGAAGCGTTCTTGATCCTCTTTCAAGTTTCAAACTTGACTGTGTCCTTCATATACAGTCCGAACTCATAAAACCTGCAATAGCTAAGCATCTTCCTctctttttaacatttctcAGTTCGTAGAATGTTGGTTGATTCCtgtcatttttttcttctcattttatCAGATGATAGTATATTCTTGAGTTTGACTTTGAGTAATAGCATTGCGGAAAGAAGCGGAGATGAATCTTATCCTTTGCGGGCCTCGAGCTTTGGACGGAGGTTGGCGGCCGGTGCAGTGGCTGTTGGGCTTGTGGCTTGCGGCTGCAGGCGTGTATCGACTGTGATTGGGGCTGAGTCCATATCAATGCACATATcacatattcatttttttgtaataaatatgaataaggAGTCATTGGACAATagtaatgaatttgaatttacacaagatatctatatctatacatatataaaaggcgagagATGGTGTCtactttttaaaaaggaatactccactactttataaaattaaaaagtgctGCGAGAATGAGATGCTGTctactttttaaaaagtacAGTATTTGCCAACTTTCAAGTCTATTTTAGATATTTCTTGCCTGTATTTTCTCTACACAACAACACCACTATTCTCCACACAACAACACCACTAAACcctattcatttattttggcaAATTATTGGCGCAGACTTGATATGGCTGATGAAGCTCTGGATTTGCTACTGCAAACCTTACTCCAAATCTATAAACGCGATGATGACGATGAACTGACCATCCGTCGTGTAAAACATCTAATTTTATGCATCCGCGACAAAGCTGCTGTTTTGCAGTCTCTCCAACATTTCccagaaaatgaaagaatgaGGGAGGTAGCAAGTACAACACAAGAGATCATTCAATATCTTTTCTCCCCACAATCTGTATGATTGTAGATCCGTAGACCCAACTGTCAGACTTTCCAATCAGTTGACGGAATTGGAAGAGGAGCTCGACTCAACTGTCGAAGATGTGGTTGACTACATACGGCAACACAGTGATTCCAGTTCTTCATCAGTATCTGCACTCGAGAGTGAAGTTGTGGATCCAGTGGTTGCAACGGAGCTGATTGTCGTAAATTTAAAACGGTTGAGGAGATTAGCCGAGAAAATAGAGTCAAGTGAGAGAGAATTAGCAGATGAAGATCCGAGTGATACACCTCCACTCATGAACAAAGATGTTGCGGTTGATTTTGCTGACGATCTGAGTAACTCTACTGCTGCTACATCTGCATCTACAACCAAATATTTTGTGGCTGACTTTGCTAAAGATCCGAGCAAAGATGATGTGGTTGTAGTTGGTTTTGATGAAGATATACCACACATGATGGACCGACTAACTGACTGTTCATCCTATTCCTACCTAGAAATCCTCCCTATTGTCGGAATGGGAGGCATTGGTAAGTCCACACTTGCTAAATCTATTTATCATAATCCATTGATCATGGAGCATTTTGATATTCGAGCTTGGGTCACAATATCACAAGGTTATAGTGTAGAAAGTATTCTCTCTCAATTACTAGCTTCGCTCAAACGAAAAGTAGATCGAGTTGGAAGGGATTCAATGAAAGTAATCGAAGCAGAGAAGATTGCAATTTACAAAATCTTATCAGGGAGGAGGTATCTCATAGTAATCGAGCCTATTTCCTCACGATAATAATGGGAGCCGGGTCATATTAACTAAAAGGCTAATGGATGTGGCGACTTATGTTGCCACTCCATGGAACATTCATATGATGTGTTTCTTGGATGACGAACAAAGTTGGCGTCTGTTCAATCACAAGGTCTTCGGAGATCAAGATTGTCCTCATGAGCTACGTAGTGTTGgggaaaaaattagtaaaaggATGTGGAGGACTGCCCCTCTCAATTGTTAATGTGGCAGAACTTTTATCCACGATTCCTAGAACTCCAGACTCGTGGAAACAAATTGAGGGAAATGATGGGCAGTTGGGATCAATATTATCTTTGAGTTACAACCACTTGCCTCCACATTTGAGGGAGTGTTTCTTGTATATGGCAGCCTTCCCTGAAAATTATGAGATCCGTGTCTCTGAACTCATCAGACTTTGGGTAGCTGAGGGCTTTTTGAAACGTCAAAATGAATCTAAAAGCATAGAAATGACGGCAGAGGAGTGCCTGGAGGATCTGATCAAGCAAAGTCTAGTTTTGGTCACTAGCCGGAAAAATGATGGCAGAACCAAAACTTGCAGGCTGCATAGTATGGTACGGGACTTTTGTGTGAGACAAGCCGGGGAAGAGAAGTTCCTTCTTCCTGTTATGGACTACTTCCCTACTCCTATCTTAAGAAAACATTTTCTTCCACAAGTCCTCCAAAATCATCCACGCACAAGTGTTAGTTGGCATGATCTACGTCCTTAGAGAATCTACGCATAGCTCATGTACCACTTCTATCATATGCATCCCTCAAAGAGGGTATAGACCCAAATGCTCTGTACAAAACTTTACGTCACTTAGGGTCCTTCATGTTTTACGTAGAGATGATCGTTCGTATTGGGAACTAGGTCAGGTTTTTGAATTGATTCATCTCACTTACCTTGCTTCCAACATTCCCGATAGTATTGTCCCTCCAGCTATAGCAAAGCTTCGAAATCTGcaaactttaataatttatacatatgGGGTTTATTTGCCAGTGGAGATTTGGAAGCTAAGGCAATTAAGACATCTTATCGCCTTCTCATTCCGTCCTTTACTCCTTCTTGAAAGAGTAAATCCTCTAAAAAGCTTACAAACGCTTTCTGTGGCAACAGATTTTGTATGTAGTGGAAGGATGGTGCAAATGATcccaaatataaataagttgGGAATATGCTACTCTGAAGAGAAGTTTAATGCTGGCTATCATGTTGACTATCTTATAAATTTGGTTCGACTTGAGAAGCTGAAATTGGAGAAGCATAGTTCAGTTTTGCCTCGTccgaattttgtttttcttcggTCGCTGAAAAAGTTAGAACTgagtggcaggtggatttccTGGAGTCATATGACGACTGTTGGTTCGTTTCCTAATCTTCAAGTGCTGAAACTAAAGAAATATCCTTGCTACGGTTAACACTGGGAAACCATTGACGAGGAATTTGTTAATTTGATACATCTGCTTATTGATGAATCAAATCTCAAGTGTTGGACAACTGATAGTGACCACTTTCCAATGCTCCAGTGCCTAACGCTTCATCGTTGTCCGTACTTGGATGAGATTCCATTTGATATTGGAGAGATTCCAACACTTGAATTGATTGAGATCGACAATCATAACCAATCCCTTTTGTACTCGGCAAAAAAATACAAGAGGAACAATGGGGACATTGGGGAAAAGAAGGCCTAAAAGTTGTTGTGAAGCGATCTTGATTGTGTGTGCTTGACATCAGGTAAAGTTTTCATTAAAGTTGCAAGGGTTGACATCATTTTTAGCTTTATAGAGTAAGCTAATCAGTAAGAGGTTATGAAAAGGCACACTTTTCCTATAGCTAAgcatcttcctctctcttgAACATTTCTCAATTTGTAGACTGTTGGTTGATTTCtgtcattttttcttctcgtTTTCAGATGCAGAGCTTTGATGAGGTAGCTTATCAGATATTACACTGATGAAAGAGGCAGATAAttagtttgtttgtttgtttgtttacCTATTCTTTCTTGTCTAACATTAAATTTCAAGTAGGCTTTGCTTTCtatgtttcttgatttttcacCCTTATCTTTGGCTACGGGATAGTATGGAATTGCTACTTTGAAGGCTTCAAAGGACGCTGATGTCCGGTTCGGCCGGTTTTCAAGAGCATGGCAAGCCCAGTTGGGTTTGAGCCTACCTGGTTTGTCTGTTTATCAGTTTGGGAAGAAGAATAACTAattatcttctttttgtttgtttgaataCTCTATTGGATTATAACATGCATTGTTGTGTTTTGTAGGATCTTCTTCCCCTTAATAATAAACTTTTGATAAACTACTACCAATTTTATGTTATGGTGTACTATTATTCTACAGTTGTCAGCCATTGTTAATTTGAATAGTTCCAAATCAATACAAGCATTCAGGTTTACATGACACAAGCATTCCTTAAGATTGTCAGTTAATACTAGTCTCTAATCTTATTGGAACCGGGAATCAATAAATTGTTCGTTCTTTTTCCAAACGCATACCAACTTATCAGTATAATGTTGGTAGTTACGTGATACTCTATAGGCCGGAAGTCACAGGAATTCAAAATTCGGACATTTTTGTTGTAGGGATGAAGATAGCAACAATGAGATActaatattatgtttatttctcaatgaataattaattaagcaaGAGACATTTATTTATGTGTGAGAATAAACAGACAAACAAAATGACAGTTTCGGGGACGGCAcgatgaaaagagaataaaaaattaaagaagcaaaagcaaaaagccaaaaggaatGCTTGTGAAGGTCCTGCTTGAATGAAGCATTGCTAATTCTGCATTTTGTTTGAGAAATTGTTGGCGTAACACTTGAAATGGCTTATGAAGCTGTGGAATCCCTGCAACAAACCTTACTTCAAATCCTTGTACGCGGCAATTTTCTCATCAGTCCTCCTGTTAAATACGACCAAATTGTATCCATCCTCCACAAAGCTGTTATCTTGCAATTGAATATCAATCATTTTCCAGATAAAGAAACGATAAGGGAGGTTGCAAATACAACTGCAGATATTATTCAATATCTCTTCTCCCCACAAAATCTCACAGATTGTGGATCCATAGACCCAACTGTCAGAGTTTCATATCAATTGGGGGAGTTAGCTGAGGAGCTCGATTCAACTGTTGGATATTTGGTTGACTACATACAGCAACGGAGTGATTCTGCACTCGTTGAAGATCCAACGGAGCTGATTGCAATAAATACAAACGGGTTGAGGATATTAGCGGAGAAATTTAAGTCAACAAGGAGAGAATTAGAAGTTGAAGATCTGAGTATTTCACCTCCACTCACGAACAAAGATGTTGCGGCGGGTTTTGATGATCATCTCACTGATTCTGCTGCTTTTGCATCATCATCAAGACCTACAAGCAAATATGACTTTGCTGAAGATCCGAGTGAATTACCATCAAATTCTCCACCCACGACCAAAAACGATGTGGTTGTTGGTTTTGATGAAGATATAGCACAGATGGCGGACCGAATAACTCACTGTCCACCCGATTCCTACCTAGAAATCCTCCCTATTGATGGAATGGGAGGCATTGGTAAGTCTACACTTGCTAAATATGTTTATGACCATCCATTCATCACAGAGCATTTTGATATTCGAGCTTGGGTCACAATATCACAAGATTATAGTTTACCAAGTATTCTCTCACAATTACTAGCTTCATTCAGAGGAAAAGTAGATCGAGTTGGAAGGGATTCGTTGAAAGGAATggaagagaagcttgaaatttacaaaatctTATCGGGTAGGAGGTATCTCATAGTAATGG harbors:
- the LOC125217522 gene encoding probable disease resistance protein RXW24L; the encoded protein is MAYEAVESLQQTLLQILVRGNFLISPPVKYDQIVSILHKAVILQLNINHFPDKETIREVANTTADIIQYLFSPQNLTDCGSIDPTVRVSYQLGELAEELDSTVGYLVDYIQQRSDSALVEDPTELIAINTNGLRILAEKFKSTRRELEVEDLSISPPLTNKDVAAGFDDHLTDSAAFASSSRPTSKYDFAEDPSELPSNSPPTTKNDVVVGFDEDIAQMADRITHCPPDSYLEILPIDGMGGIGKSTLAKYVYDHPFITEHFDIRAWVTISQDYSLPSILSQLLASFRGKVDRVGRDSLKGMEEKLEIYKILSGRRYLIVMDDVWSAEALHHIWGLYPNKRNGSRIILTTRLMDVATYAATSRKFI